In one Sphingomonas sp. AP4-R1 genomic region, the following are encoded:
- a CDS encoding type III polyketide synthase: protein MIAHINRVGTATPPNEVHGLFVEWARSRIEDRRTATLFKRMADRSGIVNRWSVLAPEPGARQIDPGGFYHGASPTTARRMAIYAEEAPRLALEAIAALGPIEGVTHLVVASCTGFTAPGIDQIIAARLGLPPSIERTLVGFMGCYAAVAALRTAHHIVRSEPAAKVLVVTVELCTLHLQHDVTIEPLLAMLQFGDGAAAAIVSAEPEGLAITRTFSAALPDSADLIRWDIGDTGFVMTLDGAVPGRIAEALADPMIRAASVGDAPVDMWAVHAGGRSVLDAVERALSLPDDALAASRTVLAEKGNMSSATLLFVLDRLIRGDTRADNGVALAFGPGMAAEGFGFRIAR from the coding sequence GTGATCGCGCATATCAACCGCGTCGGAACCGCCACCCCGCCCAACGAGGTCCACGGCCTGTTCGTGGAATGGGCCAGAAGCCGCATCGAGGATCGCCGCACCGCGACGCTTTTCAAGCGCATGGCGGATCGATCGGGGATCGTGAATCGCTGGTCGGTGCTGGCGCCCGAGCCCGGCGCGCGCCAGATCGACCCCGGCGGCTTCTATCATGGCGCCTCCCCCACCACCGCGCGGCGCATGGCCATCTATGCCGAGGAGGCGCCGAGGCTCGCGCTGGAGGCGATCGCGGCACTCGGCCCGATCGAGGGCGTCACGCATCTGGTGGTGGCGAGCTGCACCGGCTTCACCGCCCCCGGCATCGACCAGATCATCGCCGCGCGGCTGGGCCTTCCACCCTCGATCGAGCGGACTTTGGTGGGATTCATGGGCTGCTATGCGGCCGTCGCGGCGCTGCGGACCGCGCACCATATCGTGCGCTCCGAACCCGCAGCAAAAGTCCTCGTCGTCACCGTCGAATTGTGCACGCTCCATCTGCAGCATGACGTGACGATCGAGCCCTTGCTGGCGATGCTGCAGTTCGGCGACGGCGCCGCCGCCGCGATCGTGAGCGCGGAGCCCGAGGGGCTGGCGATCACCCGCACCTTCTCCGCCGCTTTGCCCGACAGCGCCGATCTGATCCGCTGGGATATAGGCGATACCGGCTTCGTGATGACGCTGGACGGCGCGGTGCCGGGCCGGATCGCGGAGGCGCTGGCCGATCCCATGATCCGGGCGGCGAGCGTGGGCGACGCGCCGGTCGACATGTGGGCGGTCCACGCCGGCGGGCGATCGGTGCTGGATGCGGTGGAGCGCGCGCTTTCCCTGCCGGACGATGCGCTGGCGGCATCGCGCACGGTATTGGCCGAGAAGGGCAATATGTCATCCGCGACCCTGCTGTTCGTGCTCGATCGCCTGATCCGGGGCGACACGCGCGCGGACAATGGCGTGGCCCTGGCCTTCGGGCCGGGCATGGCGGCGGAGGGCTTCGGCTTCCGCATCGCCCGATGA
- a CDS encoding M20/M25/M40 family metallo-hydrolase produces MKKRLLGSAGVSLLATSLAAQTAPLTPEQQSFRALYQEMVETDTSITTGSCTLLADKIEAHLKEAGYTPDQITRFAIPEKPKEGGLVLVYPGTSKTLKPMLLLGHLDVVVAKREDWTRDPYKLIEENGYFYGRGTSDMKAMDAAWVDMMIRFKRSGYKPKRTIKMALTCGEETTGAFDGAEWLAKNKPDLIAAEFALNEGGGGRTDGHGKVVLMTMHVGEKAVQNYRIETTNPGGHSSVPVPDNAIYELADALKKVAAYEFPVQLSDTTRSYFARVGKTQPGELGAAMVAISKDPTDKAALAILDKDRSYHSMLRTTCVATLLDGGHANNALPQRAGANINCRIFPGNSVEATQAALAKAIDDPKVTVTLVQPIRPPAVPPPLDPKIFGPAEKLVAKYYPGVPFVPAMSTGGTDGIFLEGIGIPVYGPPGGYGDPDGNGAHGLNERRSVASVYGGRDFLTDLVKTYAEGPK; encoded by the coding sequence ATGAAGAAGCGACTTTTGGGATCGGCCGGTGTGTCGCTGCTGGCCACGTCGCTCGCCGCGCAGACCGCGCCGCTCACGCCGGAGCAGCAGAGCTTCCGCGCGCTCTATCAGGAGATGGTGGAGACGGACACGTCGATCACCACCGGCAGCTGCACGTTGCTGGCCGACAAGATCGAGGCGCATCTGAAGGAGGCGGGCTACACGCCGGACCAGATCACGCGCTTCGCCATTCCCGAGAAGCCGAAAGAGGGCGGCCTCGTTCTCGTCTATCCCGGCACCTCGAAGACGCTGAAGCCGATGCTGCTGCTCGGCCATCTCGACGTCGTCGTCGCCAAGCGCGAGGACTGGACGCGCGATCCGTACAAACTGATCGAGGAAAACGGCTATTTCTACGGCCGTGGTACCTCGGACATGAAGGCGATGGACGCCGCCTGGGTCGATATGATGATCCGCTTCAAGAGGAGCGGGTACAAGCCCAAGCGCACGATCAAGATGGCGCTCACCTGCGGCGAGGAAACGACCGGCGCGTTCGACGGCGCCGAGTGGCTCGCCAAGAACAAGCCCGATCTGATCGCGGCCGAATTCGCGCTCAACGAGGGCGGCGGCGGGCGCACGGATGGCCACGGCAAGGTCGTGCTGATGACGATGCATGTCGGCGAGAAGGCCGTGCAGAATTATCGGATCGAGACGACCAATCCCGGCGGCCACAGCTCGGTGCCCGTGCCGGACAATGCGATCTACGAATTGGCCGATGCGCTGAAGAAGGTCGCGGCGTATGAATTCCCGGTCCAGCTGTCGGATACGACGCGCAGCTATTTCGCGCGCGTCGGCAAGACGCAGCCGGGCGAGCTGGGCGCGGCGATGGTCGCCATCTCCAAGGATCCGACCGACAAGGCCGCGCTCGCGATCCTCGACAAGGACCGCTCCTATCATTCGATGCTGCGGACGACCTGCGTGGCGACGTTGCTCGACGGCGGCCATGCCAACAACGCGCTGCCGCAGCGTGCGGGCGCCAACATCAATTGCCGGATCTTCCCCGGCAACAGCGTGGAAGCGACGCAGGCGGCGCTGGCCAAAGCGATCGACGATCCGAAGGTGACGGTCACGCTGGTGCAGCCGATCCGTCCGCCGGCGGTGCCGCCGCCGCTGGATCCCAAGATCTTCGGCCCGGCCGAGAAGCTCGTCGCCAAATATTATCCGGGCGTGCCCTTCGTCCCCGCCATGTCGACCGGCGGCACGGACGGCATCTTCCTCGAAGGGATCGGCATCCCGGTCTATGGTCCGCCCGGCGGCTATGGCGATCCGGACGGAAACGGCGCGCACGGCCTGAACGAGCGGCGCTCGGTCGCGTCCGTCTATGGCGGGCGCGATTTCCTGACCGATCTGGTCAAGACCTACGCGGAAGGGCCGAAATAA
- the gyrB gene encoding DNA topoisomerase (ATP-hydrolyzing) subunit B yields MADTPETSGSTNSASEDYGASSIKVLKGLDAVRKRPGMYIGDTDDGSGLHHMVFEVSDNAIDEALAGHCDRIVITLNPEGSVSVEDNGRGIPTGIHAEEGVSAAEVIMTQLHAGGKFDNTNDANAYKVSGGLHGVGVSVVNALSEYLDLTIWRDGEQHEMRFAHGDAVAPLKVTGKAPEGKKGTKVTFLPSPATFKITEFDFEKLEHRYRELAFLNSGVRIFLVDARHAEKVEHELYYEGGIAAFVKYLDRAKSPLFPDPIAVTGQRDDVGIDVALEWNDSYYENVLPFTNNIPQRDGGTHLAAFRAALTRTLNNYAEKSGALKKEKVTLTGDDMREGLTAIVSVKLPDPKFSSQTKDKLVSSEVRAPLESLIADKLAEWLEENPNHAKAIVQKIIDAAAAREAAKKARELTRRKGVMDIASLPGKLADCQERDPAKSELFLVEGDSAGGSAKQGRDRNTQAILPLKGKILNVERARFDKMLSSKEVGTLIQAMGTGIGRDDFNIEKLRYHKIVIMTDADVDGAHIRTLLLTFFYRHMPEIIERGHLFIAQPPLYKVAKGRSEVYLKDGPALDNYLVEAGLGSNALETSEGTRTGLDLRTLIDHAQRVSRLMAYVPRRYDHGMIEAMALAGALDPEIGDRARVAVTAGEWLNRADPEARWTVEATGEGGYHAKRLWRGVTDHHVVDAGFVVSTEARRLHALIAEQATSYSGEARLVSIKQAESRDEADEDAAPEPAKGKRITRPSELLEAILASGRKGLAIARYKGLGEMNAEQLWETTLDPANRSMLKVEIAQADVADEIFTRLMGDVVEPRREFIQDNALSVANLDV; encoded by the coding sequence ATGGCAGATACCCCCGAAACCAGCGGCTCCACCAACAGCGCCAGCGAAGATTATGGCGCCTCCTCGATCAAGGTGCTCAAGGGCCTCGATGCGGTCCGCAAGCGGCCTGGCATGTATATCGGCGATACGGACGACGGCTCCGGCCTCCACCATATGGTGTTCGAAGTCTCCGACAACGCGATCGACGAAGCGCTGGCGGGCCATTGCGACCGGATCGTCATCACGCTGAATCCCGAAGGCTCTGTTTCGGTCGAGGACAATGGCCGCGGCATTCCGACGGGCATCCATGCCGAGGAGGGCGTCTCCGCCGCCGAGGTCATCATGACCCAGCTGCATGCCGGCGGTAAGTTCGACAATACGAACGACGCCAATGCCTACAAGGTTTCGGGCGGCCTGCACGGCGTGGGCGTGTCGGTGGTGAACGCGCTCAGCGAATATCTGGACCTGACGATCTGGCGCGACGGCGAGCAGCACGAGATGCGCTTCGCGCACGGTGACGCGGTGGCGCCGCTCAAGGTGACCGGCAAGGCACCCGAGGGCAAGAAGGGCACCAAGGTGACCTTCCTGCCGAGCCCCGCCACGTTCAAGATCACCGAATTCGATTTCGAGAAGCTCGAGCATCGCTATCGCGAGCTGGCCTTCCTCAATTCGGGCGTGCGCATCTTCCTGGTCGATGCGCGCCATGCCGAGAAGGTGGAGCATGAGCTGTATTACGAGGGCGGCATCGCGGCTTTCGTGAAATATCTCGACCGTGCCAAATCGCCGCTGTTCCCGGATCCGATCGCGGTGACCGGCCAGCGCGACGATGTGGGCATCGACGTCGCGCTGGAATGGAATGACAGCTATTACGAGAATGTCCTTCCGTTCACGAACAACATCCCGCAGCGCGACGGCGGCACGCATCTGGCCGCCTTCCGCGCCGCGCTGACGCGCACGCTGAACAATTATGCGGAAAAGTCCGGCGCGCTGAAGAAGGAGAAGGTGACCCTCACCGGCGACGACATGCGCGAGGGCCTCACCGCGATCGTCTCGGTCAAGCTGCCCGATCCCAAGTTCAGCAGCCAGACCAAGGACAAGCTCGTCTCGTCCGAGGTGCGCGCGCCGCTGGAAAGCCTGATCGCGGACAAGCTCGCCGAATGGCTGGAGGAGAATCCCAACCACGCCAAGGCGATCGTCCAGAAGATCATCGACGCCGCCGCTGCGCGCGAAGCCGCCAAGAAGGCGCGCGAGCTGACCCGGCGCAAGGGCGTGATGGACATCGCCTCCCTGCCCGGCAAGCTGGCCGACTGCCAGGAGCGTGATCCCGCCAAGAGCGAGCTCTTCCTGGTCGAGGGTGACTCGGCCGGCGGCTCCGCCAAGCAGGGCCGCGATCGCAACACGCAGGCGATCCTGCCGCTGAAGGGCAAAATCCTGAACGTGGAGCGCGCGCGCTTCGACAAGATGCTGTCGTCCAAGGAAGTCGGCACGCTCATCCAAGCGATGGGCACCGGCATCGGCCGCGACGATTTCAACATCGAGAAGCTGCGCTACCACAAGATCGTCATTATGACGGACGCCGACGTGGACGGCGCGCACATCCGCACGTTGCTGCTGACCTTCTTCTACAGGCACATGCCGGAGATCATCGAGCGCGGGCACCTCTTCATCGCCCAGCCGCCGCTCTACAAGGTCGCGAAGGGCCGCTCCGAAGTCTATCTGAAGGACGGTCCGGCGCTGGACAATTACCTTGTCGAAGCGGGCCTCGGCTCCAATGCGCTGGAAACGAGCGAGGGCACGCGCACCGGGCTCGATCTGCGGACGCTGATCGATCATGCGCAGCGCGTGTCGCGCCTGATGGCCTATGTGCCGCGCCGCTACGATCATGGGATGATCGAGGCGATGGCGCTGGCCGGCGCGCTCGATCCCGAGATCGGCGATCGGGCCCGCGTGGCGGTGACGGCGGGCGAGTGGCTCAATCGCGCCGATCCCGAGGCACGCTGGACGGTCGAGGCGACCGGCGAGGGCGGCTATCACGCCAAGCGCCTGTGGCGCGGCGTGACCGACCATCATGTGGTGGATGCGGGCTTCGTGGTTTCGACCGAGGCGCGCCGCCTCCATGCGCTGATCGCCGAGCAGGCCACGAGCTATTCCGGCGAGGCACGGCTCGTCTCGATCAAGCAGGCCGAGAGCCGTGACGAAGCCGACGAGGATGCGGCGCCCGAGCCCGCCAAGGGCAAGCGCATCACGCGTCCGTCCGAGCTGCTGGAGGCGATCCTCGCCTCGGGCCGCAAGGGCCTCGCCATCGCCCGCTACAAGGGCCTCGGCGAGATGAATGCCGAGCAGCTGTGGGAAACCACGCTGGATCCGGCCAACCGCTCGATGCTGAAGGTGGAGATCGCGCAGGCCGACGTGGCCGACGAGATCTTCACGCGCCTGATGGGCGACGTGGTGGAGCCACGCCGCGAATTCATTCAGGACAATGCGCTGTCGGTCGCCAATCTGGACGTGTGA
- the lysA gene encoding diaminopimelate decarboxylase, whose product MDHFELRDGSLHAEDVALATIADAVGTPTYVYSTATIERHVRVFREGLEGVESGPEGPLIAFAVKANPNKAVLATLAAAGFGADVVSGGELMRARAAGIPANKIVFSGVGKTADEMALALREGIFQFNLESEPEAEMLSEVATTLGLTAPVAFRVNPDVEAGTHAKISTGGSEDKFGVPISRAMAAYARAAILPGLTVQGVAVHIGSQLTDLGPSRAAFSRVGALIAELRAAGHSIATADLGGGLGVPYDPAKPVPPSPAEYGAMVREVTAGWNVRLLFEPGRVIVGNAGVLLTRVIRVKQGETQPFLIVDAAMNDLIRPSLYEAYHAIRAVTPTGAQFTATVVGPICESGDTFAKRRTMDEVKDGDLVAFMTAGAYGATMASTYNSRGLTPEVMVSRHEWAIVRPRQTIESLISADSLPAWLEKETVA is encoded by the coding sequence ATGGACCATTTCGAGCTTCGCGACGGCAGCCTGCATGCCGAGGACGTGGCGCTGGCCACGATCGCCGACGCCGTCGGCACGCCCACCTATGTCTATTCCACCGCCACGATCGAGCGGCACGTGCGCGTGTTCCGTGAGGGGCTGGAGGGTGTTGAGAGTGGCCCCGAGGGACCGCTGATCGCCTTCGCGGTGAAGGCCAATCCCAACAAGGCGGTGCTGGCGACGCTGGCGGCGGCAGGCTTTGGCGCCGATGTCGTCTCCGGCGGCGAGCTGATGCGCGCGCGGGCGGCGGGCATTCCGGCGAACAAGATCGTCTTCTCCGGCGTCGGCAAGACCGCCGACGAGATGGCGCTGGCGCTGCGCGAGGGCATCTTCCAGTTCAATCTGGAATCGGAGCCCGAGGCGGAGATGCTGTCGGAAGTGGCGACGACGCTGGGCCTCACCGCGCCCGTCGCCTTCCGCGTGAACCCCGATGTGGAGGCGGGCACGCACGCCAAGATCTCCACCGGCGGATCCGAGGACAAGTTCGGCGTACCGATCAGCCGAGCCATGGCCGCCTATGCGCGCGCGGCGATCTTGCCCGGCCTGACGGTGCAGGGCGTGGCCGTGCATATCGGCAGCCAGCTGACCGATCTCGGCCCCAGCCGTGCCGCCTTCAGCCGGGTCGGCGCGCTGATCGCGGAATTGCGCGCGGCGGGCCATTCCATCGCCACCGCCGATCTGGGCGGCGGGCTGGGCGTGCCCTACGATCCCGCCAAGCCGGTGCCGCCGAGCCCCGCCGAATATGGCGCGATGGTGCGCGAGGTGACGGCCGGCTGGAACGTTCGCCTGCTGTTCGAGCCGGGCCGCGTGATCGTGGGCAATGCGGGCGTTCTGCTGACGCGCGTGATCCGCGTGAAGCAGGGCGAGACGCAGCCCTTCCTGATCGTGGACGCGGCGATGAACGACCTGATCCGCCCCAGCCTGTACGAGGCCTATCACGCCATCCGCGCGGTGACGCCCACGGGCGCGCAGTTCACGGCGACGGTGGTGGGCCCGATCTGCGAGAGCGGCGACACTTTCGCCAAGCGCCGCACGATGGACGAGGTGAAGGACGGCGATCTCGTCGCCTTCATGACGGCCGGCGCATACGGCGCGACGATGGCCAGCACGTATAATTCGCGTGGGTTAACGCCGGAGGTGATGGTTTCCCGTCACGAATGGGCGATAGTGCGGCCCCGCCAGACAATCGAATCACTGATTTCCGCCGATTCCCTGCCCGCGTGGCTCGAGAAGGAGACAGTTGCATGA
- a CDS encoding aldose 1-epimerase family protein translates to MTDIVSIRSDRLSAEISTLGAELHALRDEAGRDLLWDGDPAWWTGRAPVLFPIVGAVANDTIHVDGTAYTLAKHGFARKTEWELVERTESCATFRLEDSEATRAVYPFAFRLDLRFTIEGATLSMIATLDNIGTRDLPASFGFHPALRWPLPYGGAKDAHRVIFAAPEPAPIRRIDGAGLMRPAPEPTPVAGDTLAPDANLFEDDAIIFDRLASRSLIFGAPDTRGLQVDFPDMPELGIWQKPGAPYLCIEPWAGFADPQGYAGELRDKPGILKLPAGSSHRFMMAITLGSETLK, encoded by the coding sequence ATGACCGACATCGTCTCGATCCGATCCGACCGGCTTTCCGCCGAAATCTCCACGCTCGGCGCCGAACTGCATGCCCTACGCGACGAAGCCGGGCGCGATCTCCTGTGGGATGGCGATCCGGCCTGGTGGACGGGCCGCGCACCAGTGCTGTTCCCGATCGTGGGCGCGGTGGCGAACGACACGATCCATGTCGACGGCACGGCCTACACGCTCGCCAAGCACGGTTTCGCCCGCAAGACCGAGTGGGAGCTGGTGGAGCGGACGGAGAGCTGCGCCACGTTCCGGCTGGAGGACAGCGAGGCGACCCGCGCCGTCTATCCCTTCGCTTTCCGGCTCGACCTGCGCTTCACGATCGAGGGCGCGACGCTCTCGATGATCGCGACGCTCGACAATATCGGTACGCGCGATCTGCCCGCGAGCTTCGGCTTCCACCCGGCCCTGCGCTGGCCCCTGCCCTATGGCGGCGCGAAGGACGCGCATCGCGTGATCTTCGCGGCACCCGAGCCCGCGCCGATCCGCCGCATCGACGGCGCCGGGCTGATGCGCCCCGCACCCGAACCGACGCCGGTGGCGGGCGACACGCTCGCGCCCGATGCCAACCTGTTCGAGGACGATGCGATCATCTTCGATCGCCTCGCCAGCCGATCGCTGATCTTCGGTGCGCCGGACACGCGCGGGCTGCAGGTGGATTTTCCTGACATGCCGGAGCTGGGCATCTGGCAGAAGCCGGGCGCGCCCTATCTCTGCATCGAGCCGTGGGCGGGCTTCGCCGATCCGCAGGGCTATGCCGGCGAACTGCGCGACAAGCCCGGCATCCTGAAGCTGCCGGCGGGATCGAGCCACAGATTCATGATGGCCATCACGCTCGGTTCAGAAACACTCAAGTAA
- the argH gene encoding argininosuccinate lyase: MWGGRFAGGPSAIMREINASIPFDKRLWKQDIAGSRAHVAMLGAQGIVAADDMAAIDGGLATIAEEYAANGVPEDLDREDIHMTAESRLAELIGPAAGRLHTARSRNDQVATDFKLWVRDAIDAVEAGLKSLQVALVTRAGEHAASVMPGFTHLQVAQPVTLGHHLMAYYEMIGRDRSRFADARARANLCPLGSAALAGTGFPIDRAATASALGFDGPTRNSLDSVSDRDFALDYLMAATQCALHLSRLAEEFVIWASQPYGFVSLPDSYSTGSSIMPQKRNPDAAELVRGHSGRIAGCMVALTMTMKGLPLAYSKDMQDDKPPVFEAHDLLALSIAAMTGMVESSTFRTDRMRGAAEAGFSTATDLADWLVRQADIPFREAHHITGRAVKLAETEGVALSALSLEALKEIDARIDARVFAALTVDASVAARKSFGGTAPDQVRARVAEAKAGLEADA, translated from the coding sequence ATGTGGGGAGGACGGTTCGCTGGCGGGCCTAGCGCGATCATGCGCGAAATCAACGCCTCGATCCCATTCGACAAGCGATTGTGGAAGCAGGACATTGCCGGCAGCCGCGCGCATGTGGCGATGCTGGGCGCGCAGGGCATCGTCGCGGCCGACGACATGGCCGCGATCGACGGCGGCCTCGCGACCATCGCCGAGGAATATGCGGCGAACGGCGTGCCCGAGGATCTGGACCGCGAAGACATCCACATGACGGCGGAGAGCCGCCTGGCCGAACTGATCGGCCCGGCAGCCGGCCGCCTGCACACCGCCCGCAGCCGCAACGATCAGGTGGCGACCGACTTCAAGCTGTGGGTGCGCGACGCGATCGACGCGGTGGAGGCGGGCCTGAAGAGCCTGCAGGTGGCGCTGGTGACGCGCGCCGGGGAACATGCCGCCAGCGTGATGCCGGGCTTCACGCATCTGCAGGTGGCGCAGCCGGTCACGCTGGGCCACCATCTGATGGCCTATTATGAGATGATCGGCCGGGATCGTAGCCGCTTCGCCGATGCGCGGGCGCGGGCCAACCTCTGCCCGCTGGGATCGGCGGCGCTGGCGGGCACGGGTTTCCCGATCGATCGCGCGGCGACGGCGAGCGCGCTGGGCTTCGACGGCCCGACGCGCAACTCGCTCGACAGCGTCTCCGATCGCGATTTCGCGCTCGATTATCTGATGGCCGCCACCCAGTGCGCGCTGCATCTGTCGCGGCTGGCCGAAGAATTCGTGATCTGGGCGAGCCAGCCCTACGGCTTCGTCTCGCTGCCCGACAGTTACTCCACCGGATCGTCGATCATGCCGCAGAAGCGGAACCCGGATGCGGCCGAACTCGTGCGCGGGCATAGCGGGCGCATCGCGGGCTGCATGGTGGCGCTCACGATGACGATGAAGGGCCTGCCCCTGGCCTATTCCAAGGACATGCAGGACGATAAGCCGCCCGTGTTCGAGGCGCACGATCTGCTGGCGCTCTCGATCGCGGCGATGACCGGGATGGTGGAAAGCTCCACCTTCCGCACCGATCGCATGCGCGGCGCCGCCGAGGCGGGCTTCTCCACCGCGACCGATCTGGCCGACTGGCTGGTGCGGCAGGCGGACATTCCGTTCCGCGAGGCGCATCATATCACGGGCCGGGCGGTGAAGCTGGCCGAGACGGAGGGCGTGGCGCTGTCGGCGCTGTCGCTGGAGGCGCTGAAGGAGATCGACGCGCGGATCGACGCGCGCGTATTCGCCGCGCTCACCGTCGACGCCTCGGTCGCCGCGCGCAAGAGCTTCGGCGGCACCGCGCCGGATCAGGTGCGCGCCCGCGTGGCGGAGGCCAAGGCGGGGCTGGAGGCAGACGCATGA
- the recF gene encoding DNA replication/repair protein RecF, whose amino-acid sequence MTALARLALTDLRNHAALTIAPGPGLVLLTGLNGSGKTNILEAVSLLAPGRGLRGATLSEMARSDGPGGFAISARTIDEQELGTGTLAAAPERRQVRINGASGSATALGDYLAILWVTPAMDRLFVEGASARRRFLDRLVLAREPGHATHASRYEAAMRARNKLLAEPDGADPGWLAALEAGMAEHGSAIAAARIGTVERLGERLTAQAEGPFARAGLALDGWAPAPEDGQTALAHELRAGRGRDAAAGRTLAGPHRTDLAVTHLGKAQPAALCSTGEQKALLLGIVLAHADLVAADRRARPILLLDEVAAHLDPLRRAALLDRLTDAGGQVWMTGTDMAAFGPLPAAATSIDLGQ is encoded by the coding sequence ATGACCGCGCTCGCCCGTCTCGCGTTGACCGACCTCCGCAATCATGCGGCGCTGACGATCGCGCCGGGGCCGGGTCTCGTGCTGCTCACGGGGCTGAACGGTTCGGGCAAGACCAATATCCTCGAGGCCGTCTCGCTGCTGGCGCCAGGGCGCGGGCTGCGCGGGGCGACCTTGTCCGAAATGGCGCGCAGCGACGGTCCGGGCGGCTTCGCGATCAGCGCGCGCACGATCGACGAGCAGGAACTGGGCACGGGTACGCTGGCGGCCGCGCCCGAGCGGCGGCAGGTGCGCATCAACGGCGCGAGCGGCAGCGCCACGGCGCTGGGCGATTATCTGGCGATCCTGTGGGTGACGCCGGCGATGGACCGGCTGTTCGTGGAAGGGGCGAGCGCGCGGCGGCGCTTTCTCGACCGGCTGGTGCTGGCGCGAGAGCCGGGCCATGCGACCCACGCCAGCCGCTACGAAGCGGCGATGCGCGCGCGCAACAAGCTGCTGGCCGAACCCGACGGCGCCGATCCCGGCTGGCTCGCCGCGCTGGAGGCCGGCATGGCCGAACATGGCAGCGCGATCGCCGCCGCGCGCATCGGCACGGTGGAGAGATTGGGCGAACGGCTGACGGCGCAGGCCGAAGGACCGTTCGCGCGGGCCGGACTTGCCCTGGATGGCTGGGCACCTGCGCCGGAGGATGGCCAGACCGCCCTCGCCCACGAACTCCGCGCGGGCCGGGGACGCGATGCCGCCGCCGGGCGCACGCTGGCGGGGCCGCATCGCACCGATCTGGCCGTCACGCATCTCGGCAAGGCGCAGCCCGCCGCGCTCTGCTCCACGGGCGAGCAGAAGGCGCTGCTGCTCGGCATCGTCCTTGCCCATGCCGATCTGGTGGCGGCGGATCGCCGCGCGCGGCCGATCCTGCTGCTCGACGAGGTAGCGGCGCATCTGGATCCGCTGCGGCGCGCCGCTTTGCTCGATCGGCTCACCGATGCGGGCGGGCAGGTATGGATGACGGGCACCGACATGGCGGCCTTCGGCCCTCTCCCCGCAGCGGCAACATCGATCGATCTGGGCCAATAA
- the galU gene encoding UTP--glucose-1-phosphate uridylyltransferase GalU — protein sequence MKPVRKAIFPVAGFGTRFLPATKAVPKELLPVVDRPLIQYAVDEALAAGFDQLIFVTGRSKHAIEDYFDRAFEIEADLHAKQKTEIIELLKPTRLKPGQAAFVRQQEMSGLGHAVWCAKGLIGNEPFAVLLPDELLWNPANPCLKQMRETYDAKGGNVISVVEVPAEHTHRYGVITPGAGEGAVTEIKGMVEKPKQGTSPSNLAVVGRYILQPEVLDILDAGKKGAGGEIQLTDAMAELIGVQPFHAQTFDGTRHDCGEKLGFIQANVALALEREDIGPALKAWLKGL from the coding sequence GTGAAGCCCGTCCGTAAGGCTATTTTTCCTGTCGCCGGTTTCGGCACGCGCTTCCTCCCCGCCACCAAGGCCGTTCCCAAGGAACTGCTTCCCGTCGTCGATCGGCCGCTGATCCAATATGCGGTGGACGAGGCATTGGCGGCGGGCTTCGACCAGCTGATTTTCGTCACCGGCCGATCCAAGCACGCGATCGAGGATTATTTCGATCGCGCGTTCGAGATCGAGGCCGATCTGCACGCCAAGCAGAAGACCGAGATCATCGAACTGCTGAAGCCCACCCGGCTGAAGCCCGGCCAGGCGGCGTTCGTGCGCCAGCAGGAAATGTCGGGCCTCGGCCATGCCGTGTGGTGCGCCAAGGGGCTGATCGGCAACGAGCCCTTCGCCGTGCTGCTGCCCGACGAGCTTCTGTGGAATCCGGCCAATCCCTGCCTGAAGCAGATGCGCGAAACCTATGACGCGAAGGGCGGCAACGTCATCTCCGTGGTCGAGGTGCCGGCCGAGCATACGCATCGCTATGGCGTGATCACGCCGGGCGCGGGCGAAGGCGCCGTGACCGAGATCAAGGGGATGGTGGAGAAGCCCAAGCAGGGCACCTCGCCGTCGAACCTCGCCGTGGTCGGCCGCTATATCCTGCAGCCCGAAGTGCTCGACATCCTCGATGCGGGCAAGAAGGGTGCGGGCGGTGAGATCCAGCTGACCGACGCGATGGCCGAACTGATCGGCGTGCAGCCTTTCCACGCCCAGACCTTCGACGGCACGCGCCACGATTGCGGCGAGAAACTGGGCTTCATCCAGGCCAATGTCGCGCTCGCGCTGGAGCGCGAGGATATCGGGCCCGCGCTGAAGGCTTGGCTCAAGGGGCTCTGA